CTCTGGTGACCGACGGCGGCATGCCGAGCGTCTCCGACCCCGGCTACCGGCTGGTGCGGGCCGCGCTCGACGCCGGCCTGCCGGTCACCGTCGCGCCTGGTCCGAGCGCCGTGACCACCGCGCTGGCGCTTTCCGGGCTGCCGACCGACCGGTTCTGCTTCGAGGGCTTCCTGCCCCGCACCGGCGCGGCGCGGCGGTCCCGGCTCGCCACGCTGGCGGCCGAGGAGCGCACGCTGGTGCTCTTCGAGGCGCCGCACCGGCTGGCGGCGATGCTCGCCGATCTCGCCGCCGCGTTCGGGGCCGACCGGCCGGCCGCGGTCTGCCGGGAGCTGACCAAGACCTACGAGGAGGTCGTCCGGCAGCCGCTGGGCGCGCTCGCGGAGTGGGCCGCGGCGGGCGATCCCAAGGGCGAGATCACCCTGGTGGTGGCCGGCGCGCCGCCGGCGGCGGCGACCCGTCCGGCGGACGCGGACCTGCGCGCCGAGGTCGCGGCGGCCGAGGCCGGGGGCATGTCACGGCGCGACGCGATCGCGGCTGTCGCGGAGCAGCATGGGGTACGCCGGCGCGAGGTCTACGCGATCGTGCACGCACCCGGTGGGTCTCAGTAGGTAGCGGCCAGGAAACCGATGGTGACCAGCAGCGGGGCGGCCAGCCCGCAGACCGCCGCGGTGCGCCGGGCCCGCCGGTCCTCCAACCGCAGCGCACCGGTGGCGAGCACGATGCCGACGCCGGTCAGCAGCACCAGCAGCACGCCGAGCAGCCAGCGCAGCGTCATCAGCATCCGGCTCTCGAGGTAGGCGGTGGCGCTGCCGGGGTGCACCATCTGCGCCCGGACCTGGGTGCCGGACAGCGTCTGCGCCCGGCTCACGCCGATCAGGCGTACCCCCTCGGTGGTGTAGCGACCGTCCGCCGTGGCGAATGATCCCCGGCAGCGTTGGGTGAGTCCCGACCCGACGCAGCCGGCCACCGTCGCGGTGCCGGTGTCGCCGCGACCGACGGCGAGCCAGATCGGCTCGGCGGTGACCCAGGCGAAGAACGTGCCGGTGAGCGCGAGCACGATCAGCATGCCCAGCGCGGCGCGGAGTTGACGCGGCCGGCGCGGGCGGCGCGACCGGGCGGCGACGTGCCGCGGGCGGGTGGCGGCGCGGGCGCGGGCGGCCAGCCGGGTCGGCGACCAGGCGTCCCTGTCGACCACCTCGGTCGTCCACGGGCCACCGCTGCTGTCGCCTTCGTCGGCGGTCCGGGCCGAGGGCGCGGGCGGGGTCGCGTCGCGGAGCGTGTCGACCTTCGCGCCGCTGCGGGCCAGCGCGGCGCCCTGCACGGCGGCGGCGAGACCGTTGAAAGCGGCCGGTTCACGAGCCGGCGCCGGGACGGATGCCCGACCGGCCGCGTCCCGCGACGGGTCCGGCTCGTTGGAGGGCTCGGTCAGCTCTGACTCGGGGGCGGTCTCGGGCCGTTCGGGCGTCACGCTCACAAATCTCATTGGACAACGCCTCACGTCACCGTTCGTGCAGGT
This genomic interval from Asanoa ferruginea contains the following:
- the rsmI gene encoding 16S rRNA (cytidine(1402)-2'-O)-methyltransferase, giving the protein MPENGRLVLVGAPLGNPGDASQRMRDALAEADVVAAEDTRRLVRLARDLGITVAGRIVSYFEGNEERRTPELVDTLRDGAVVALVTDGGMPSVSDPGYRLVRAALDAGLPVTVAPGPSAVTTALALSGLPTDRFCFEGFLPRTGAARRSRLATLAAEERTLVLFEAPHRLAAMLADLAAAFGADRPAAVCRELTKTYEEVVRQPLGALAEWAAAGDPKGEITLVVAGAPPAAATRPADADLRAEVAAAEAGGMSRRDAIAAVAEQHGVRRREVYAIVHAPGGSQ